The following coding sequences lie in one Desulfitibacter alkalitolerans DSM 16504 genomic window:
- the tyrS gene encoding tyrosine--tRNA ligase, translating into MLLNDLKTHIETIKRGTAEIIPETELITKLENSLKNNQPLKVKLGLDPSAPDIHLGHTVVLHKMRQFQELGHQVIIIIGDFTGRIGDPTGKSETRKPLTEEEIKNNAQTYKEQIFKILDKEKTQVVFNSHWLAPLNFAQIVELAAKTTVARMLERDDFSKRYSSNQPISIHEFFYPLMQGYDSVHLHADIELGGTDQKFNLLMGRTLQKEYNQEPQIAITMPILEGLDGVQKMSKSLGNYIGINEAPEEIYGKAMSIADELMLRYFELVTDITLDDLNQLKLQLENGQLHPRDTKMLLAKTLVTMYHGQDAAQKAEEHFKTVFQKKDLPDDIPEIVIKPDMMENGRVWLPKLMVDGDLSSSTSEARRLIKQGAVRINDERIEDLDYKLQPEDNMVIKAGKRKFLKIKL; encoded by the coding sequence TTGTTATTAAATGATTTAAAAACACACATTGAAACTATTAAAAGGGGTACAGCAGAAATTATTCCAGAAACGGAACTAATCACTAAGCTCGAAAACTCTTTGAAAAATAACCAACCCCTAAAAGTTAAGCTTGGTCTTGACCCCAGTGCCCCAGATATTCACCTGGGACATACAGTTGTATTACATAAGATGAGACAATTTCAAGAGTTGGGGCACCAGGTTATTATCATAATTGGTGATTTTACTGGCCGTATTGGTGATCCAACTGGTAAATCAGAAACAAGGAAACCCTTGACAGAAGAAGAAATTAAAAATAATGCCCAGACTTATAAAGAACAGATTTTTAAAATTTTAGATAAAGAAAAAACCCAGGTTGTTTTTAACAGCCATTGGTTAGCACCTCTTAACTTTGCACAAATAGTGGAACTTGCTGCAAAAACTACAGTAGCAAGAATGCTTGAAAGAGACGATTTCTCAAAAAGATATAGTTCAAACCAGCCAATCAGCATTCATGAGTTCTTTTATCCTTTAATGCAGGGTTATGATTCAGTCCATTTACATGCAGACATTGAACTAGGTGGAACTGACCAGAAATTTAATCTATTAATGGGTCGCACCTTGCAAAAGGAATACAATCAGGAACCTCAAATTGCTATAACCATGCCTATACTTGAAGGCTTAGACGGTGTCCAAAAAATGAGCAAAAGCCTTGGGAATTATATAGGCATTAATGAAGCTCCAGAAGAAATCTACGGAAAAGCAATGTCCATAGCAGACGAGTTAATGCTTAGATATTTTGAATTAGTAACTGATATTACTTTAGACGATTTAAATCAATTAAAGTTGCAGCTTGAAAATGGGCAACTCCATCCAAGGGATACTAAAATGCTACTAGCAAAAACCCTTGTAACCATGTATCATGGACAGGATGCAGCTCAAAAGGCAGAAGAGCACTTTAAAACTGTATTTCAAAAAAAGGATTTACCAGATGATATTCCAGAGATTGTTATTAAACCGGACATGATGGAAAATGGGAGGGTATGGCTTCCTAAATTAATGGTAGACGGAGACTTATCAAGTAGCACAAGCGAGGCTAGAAGGCTTATAAAGCAGGGGGCAGTGAGAATTAATGATGAAAGAATTGAAGACCTTGATTATAAGCTGCAGCCTGAGGATAATATGGTAATAAAGGCAGGTAAAAGAAAATTCCTTAAGATTAAGCTTTAA
- the yunB gene encoding sporulation protein YunB has product MYKRKKIIRINSLTKLLLVIVLLFFLIVFILEGLLKPTLKTLAETQAQWTATEAIHQAILEEIASDIKYTDLVIPHKDRDDRVVFMQANLIVVNRLASESVLKVQKHLEEMRTENFYIPLGQITGIKLLANLGPKIKFKLLPVGTVRVQISDDFSQAGINQTRHKIYLNVSSDMRIAFPLIATETNVEARVPIADSIIVGPVPDTYMFLDIGAQAKLSELTEL; this is encoded by the coding sequence TTGTATAAAAGAAAAAAAATAATAAGAATTAACTCCCTGACAAAACTACTGTTGGTTATTGTTTTGTTGTTCTTTTTAATAGTATTTATTTTAGAAGGACTATTAAAGCCAACTCTAAAAACCCTTGCAGAAACCCAGGCACAATGGACTGCTACAGAAGCCATTCATCAGGCTATCCTTGAAGAAATAGCATCTGATATAAAGTATACAGACCTGGTAATACCACATAAGGATAGGGATGACAGGGTCGTTTTTATGCAGGCTAATTTAATAGTGGTAAATAGGCTTGCATCTGAGTCAGTTTTGAAGGTTCAAAAACATCTAGAGGAAATGAGAACTGAGAATTTTTACATTCCCCTTGGACAGATTACAGGCATAAAACTACTGGCAAACCTTGGTCCCAAGATAAAATTCAAGCTTTTACCTGTTGGTACGGTAAGGGTACAAATTTCTGATGATTTTTCACAGGCCGGAATAAATCAAACCCGTCATAAAATATATCTAAATGTAAGTAGTGATATGAGAATTGCTTTTCCTTTAATAGCAACAGAAACAAATGTAGAAGCCAGGGTACCAATTGCAGATTCAATCATAGTTGGTCCAGTACCAGATACCTATATGTTTTTAGATATAGGGGCACAGGCAAAGCTATCAGAGCTAACTGAATTATAG
- the pabA gene encoding aminodeoxychorismate/anthranilate synthase component II, with amino-acid sequence MILLIDNYDSFVFNLYQYLGHLGEEIKVVRNDKVTIPEIEELNPDHIIISPGPCTPNEAGISLEVVKHFANRIPILGVCLGHQTIGQVCGGQVVRADRLMHGKTSDIYHDGKTIFKGLKNPLTVTRYHSLIVKKDTLPDCLEISAETSEGEIMAFRHKELLAEGVQFHPEAILTEQGYELLQNFLKLRCLPVHK; translated from the coding sequence ATGATTTTACTAATAGATAACTATGATTCCTTTGTATTTAATCTTTATCAATATCTGGGACACCTGGGTGAAGAAATAAAGGTAGTTCGCAATGATAAGGTTACAATTCCAGAAATAGAAGAACTTAACCCGGATCATATAATTATTTCTCCAGGCCCATGTACTCCAAATGAAGCAGGGATAAGTCTTGAAGTTGTTAAACATTTTGCCAATAGAATTCCCATTTTAGGAGTATGCCTGGGACACCAAACAATTGGACAGGTTTGTGGTGGACAAGTAGTTAGGGCGGATAGATTAATGCATGGAAAAACCTCTGATATTTATCATGATGGGAAAACTATATTTAAAGGATTAAAAAATCCTTTAACAGTAACACGTTATCACTCACTAATTGTAAAGAAAGATACTCTTCCAGACTGTCTTGAAATCAGTGCAGAAACATCTGAGGGAGAAATTATGGCATTTCGTCATAAGGAATTATTAGCAGAAGGAGTACAGTTTCATCCTGAGGCAATCCTTACCGAACAGGGCTATGAGCTTTTACAAAACTTTCTTAAATTAAGATGCCTGCCAGTCCATAAATAA
- the pabB gene encoding aminodeoxychorismate synthase component I, with translation MEHENKVFVQKVDVQWEPEKIFPFFLEGEYPFFLDSGFYHPEIGRYSFMGKDPYMIFKSRKNQINIIEKDKVTIRHGNPIDILNDILSDSKCSTVDSSYPPFQNGAVGYLAYDLGWHMEVLPNKAENDIDLPESYFSFYDCVLAYDHLEEKCYLFSTGLPIKGREAEKRAKDRLKEISAQLYAFIKNPKEIIRGSSTQEKQVPELKSHFTKEEYCKAVQKAKDYISAGDIYQVNMTQRFETKSLVPPWELYCRLRRINPAPFAAYLDLGEGVIVSASPERFIKVYRDFIETRPIKGTRPRMDDNEFNEKMKNELLNSEKDRAELVMIVDLERNDLGRVCEFGTVKVEELFRLETYATVFHLVSTIVGKLKPNYGFKEVIKATFPGGSITGAPKIRAMEIIEELEPVKRGIYTGSIGYLNLSGNIDLNIVIRTIIIKDDKTYFQVGGGIVADSEPEKEYQETLDKAKALIMALQT, from the coding sequence ATGGAACATGAGAATAAGGTTTTCGTACAGAAGGTAGATGTACAATGGGAGCCTGAAAAAATATTCCCATTCTTTCTAGAAGGAGAATATCCTTTTTTCTTGGATAGTGGATTTTATCATCCGGAAATTGGCAGATATTCTTTTATGGGCAAAGATCCCTATATGATTTTTAAATCCAGGAAAAACCAGATAAACATTATTGAAAAGGATAAAGTTACCATCAGACACGGAAATCCCATTGATATTTTGAATGATATTTTAAGTGATAGTAAATGCTCGACAGTAGATTCCTCATATCCCCCTTTTCAAAATGGGGCAGTTGGTTATTTAGCATATGATTTAGGATGGCATATGGAGGTTCTTCCTAACAAAGCTGAGAATGACATTGATTTGCCTGAAAGCTATTTTTCATTTTATGACTGTGTGCTTGCTTATGACCATTTAGAAGAAAAGTGCTACTTGTTCTCAACAGGACTGCCTATTAAGGGAAGAGAAGCTGAAAAAAGGGCAAAAGACAGGTTGAAAGAGATTAGTGCACAGCTTTATGCTTTTATAAAAAATCCAAAAGAAATTATTAGGGGCAGCAGTACTCAGGAAAAGCAAGTACCAGAGCTAAAATCCCACTTTACAAAGGAAGAATATTGTAAAGCTGTTCAGAAAGCAAAAGATTATATTTCTGCAGGGGATATATATCAGGTTAATATGACCCAGAGATTTGAGACTAAGAGCCTGGTGCCTCCCTGGGAGCTTTACTGTAGGTTACGTAGAATTAACCCAGCACCCTTTGCTGCCTATTTGGATTTAGGAGAAGGTGTTATAGTTAGTGCATCCCCAGAAAGATTTATCAAAGTGTATAGAGATTTTATTGAAACTCGACCAATTAAAGGTACTAGACCAAGAATGGACGATAATGAGTTTAATGAAAAAATGAAAAACGAGCTCTTAAATAGTGAAAAGGACAGAGCTGAGCTTGTTATGATTGTTGATTTGGAAAGAAATGATTTAGGAAGAGTTTGTGAATTTGGAACAGTAAAGGTGGAGGAATTGTTTAGATTAGAGACATATGCTACTGTTTTTCATCTTGTCTCAACAATAGTAGGTAAACTTAAACCAAACTACGGCTTTAAAGAGGTTATTAAGGCTACATTTCCTGGCGGGTCTATAACAGGAGCTCCAAAAATTCGTGCCATGGAGATTATTGAGGAGCTTGAACCTGTCAAAAGGGGGATATATACTGGGTCTATTGGATATTTAAATCTATCGGGCAATATAGATTTAAATATTGTTATAAGAACTATTATCATTAAAGATGACAAAACCTATTTCCAAGTCGGGGGAGGGATTGTGGCAGATTCTGAGCCTGAAAAGGAATATCAGGAAACCCTAGATAAGGCAAAAGCTCTAATA